One Benincasa hispida cultivar B227 chromosome 5, ASM972705v1, whole genome shotgun sequence genomic window carries:
- the LOC120078807 gene encoding transcription factor bHLH117: protein MESSAGDDASSTVWDDTCFNAMFSGVSLQSFLAGGSQSHTFLPSLFGGGYTADALAFPDGTTSFYPQPSSNFVAECTASSDGYFLKLPKSEPMNVYGNTETEETAFGLHDSMSFPHLPDLRSLEQCSSSFNKRARVDYSMLNPSQMVEPMVRGCEGFQKFFMPYQYKPSSDLITTSATVSPTVQIPRSALARQRRQKLSDKTRCLQKLLPWDKKMDIATMLEEACKYVKFLQAQLVALQSMPCESAISTYSSNHYITGVFGGLERLNRNQLLQVLVNSPVAQTMLCSQSCCVFSAEQLGLIQKIAEKRVLLQQMSTFRPKP from the coding sequence ATGGAGAGCTCTGCCGGCGACGATGCTTCCTCCACTGTTTGGGATGATACTTGCTTCAACGCCATGTTTTCCGGCGTCAGTCTCCAGTCATTTCTCGCCGGTGGTAGTCAGAGTCACACATTTTTGCCGTCTCTGTTCGGAGGAGGATACACTGCCGATGCTCTTGCTTTCCCTGACGGTACTACGTCGTTCTATCCTCAACCGAGCTCTAACTTCGTTGCTGAATGTACCGCTTCTTCCGATGGCTATTTCCTCAAGTTGCCTAAATCCGAGCCGATGAATGTGTATGGAAACACAGAGACTGAAGAAACTGCGTTCGGTCTTCATGATTCGATGTCGTTTCCTCACTTGCCGGATCTCCGTTCGTTGGAGCAATGTTCGTCGTCGTTTAACAAGCGTGCTCGAGTCGATTATTCTATGTTGAATCCGTCGCAGATGGTGGAGCCGATGGTGCGAGGGTGTGAGGGTTTCCAGAAATTTTTTATGCCGTATCAGTACAAACCTTCGTCGGATTTAATAACAACTTCTGCTACTGTGTCTCCCACTGTTCAAATCCCTCGCAGCGCATTGGCTCGACAGCGTCGTCAGAAATTGAGCGACAAGACGCGTTGCTTGCAGAAACTACTTCCGTGGGACAAAAAGATGGATATCGCTACAATGCTTGAAGAAGCGTGCAAATACGTCAAGTTCCTTCAAGCGCAACTCGTCGCACTTCAATCCATGCCCTGTGAATCGGCCATTTCTACTTATTCGAGTAATCATTACATTACCGGTGTGTTTGGTGGATTGGAGAGGCTGAATCGAAACCAACTGTTGCAAGTTTTGGTTAACTCGCCGGTGGCTCAGACAATGCTTTGTTCGCAGAGTTGTTGCGTTTTCTCGGCGGAGCAGTTGGGGCTTATCCAGAAGATAGCAGAGAAAAGAGTTCTACTGCAGCAAATGTCGACATTCCGTCCCAAACCCTAG
- the LOC120078806 gene encoding STOREKEEPER protein-like: MAPKRLVDDLPSAHAFSDAEEESDYETHEDPEIDNLMQNSEDENEEHAQEDEEEEHEEREHEQEIRSPIISKCENSLEKNSGFVSDSDSEKTQSSPSASAFTIKPILRKLACESSKPKKGSHKSSIDCATVKPVSSGSKRPIENYFQGNESNKKKIKRLMNGEDIEEGKKVSGSGMNRLWSVDDEISILQGMIDFRLAKGSDPYTDMSLFLDFIKENLSVDVSKNQLIDKVRRLKQKYKTNLEKGRNGDDPVFLKQHEHKSFVLAKKIWGNEAKKKPRKQSVKASNSVSISSPRVDVEAGKKEIVNNNNVESKILPEEFLSEYPWLKASFMVENDKFCSEGLMRLVRERMPSIGSEKAKELDDKWRKLGESELELYVKKIDLVREQCKLILDSMGKAKKAT; encoded by the coding sequence ATGGCACCGAAGCGGCTCGTCGATGATCTACCGTCCGCTCATGCCTTTTCAGATGCTGAAGAAGAATCCGATTACGAGACTCATGAAGATCCAGAAATCGATAATCTAATGCAAAACTCTGAGGATGAAAACGAAGAACACGcccaagaagatgaagaagaagaacacgAAGAACGAGAGCATGAACAAGAAATCCGTTCTCCTATTATCTCCAAATGTGAAAATTCTCTTGAAAAGAATTCTGGGTTTGTCTCGGATTCCGATTCTGAAAAAACCCAATCATCCCCAAGTGCTTCTGCTTTCACTATCAAACCGATTCTTCGAAAATTGGCTTGTGAATCTTCTAAACCTAAGAAGGGTTCTCACAAATCGAGCATAGATTGTGCCACTGTGAAGCCTGTTAGTTCAGGTTCAAAGCGTCCGATTGAAAATTACTTTCAAGGGAATGAGTCGAataagaagaagatcaagagaCTAATGAATGGCGAAGATATTGAAGAAGGGAAAAAGGTCTCTGGCTCTGGCATGAACAGGCTTTGGAGTGTAGATGATGAGATTTCCATATTACAGGGCATGATTGATTTTCGATTAGCAAAGGGGTCCGACCCTTATACTGATATGAGCCTATTTCTTGATTTCATAAAGGAAAATCTAAGTGTTGATGTGTCAAAGAATCAATTGATTGATAAAGTGAGAAGGCTGAAACAGAAGTATAAGACCAACTTGGAGAAAGGTAGGAATGGGGATGACCCTGTATTTTTGAAACAACATGAGCACAAATCCTTTGTACTTGCGAAGAAAATTTGGGGCAATGAAGCAAAGAAGAAGCCAAGGAAGcagagtgtgaaagctagcaATTCAGTGTCTATAAGCTCGCCGAGAGTGGATGTGGAAGCAGGGAAGAAAGAGATTGTAAACAATAATAATGTTGAGAGTAAGATTTTGCCAGAGGAGTTTCTATCTGAATATCCATGGCTGAAAGCTTCTTTCATGGTGGAGAATGATAAGTTCTGTTCAGAAGGGTTAATGCGTCTTGTTAGAGAAAGAATGCCATCAATTGGGAGTGAAAAAGCAAAGGAATTGGATGATAAATGGAGGAAGTTGGGAGAAAGTGAACTGGAATTGTATGTGAAGAAGATTGATTTAGTTAGGGAACAATGTAAACTAATATTGGATTCAATGGGGAAGGCAAAGAAAGCTACCTAA